In a genomic window of Ignavibacteria bacterium:
- the ychF gene encoding redox-regulated ATPase YchF has product MQLGIVGLPQSGKSTLFQTITKTHLDQTALAKLETHQAVVKVPDVRLDKLTQIFNPKKKTNATIEFVDVIGLHKGDSGSPQFTSNFLSKIRTNDALVQVVRLFRNEMVPHPSGSVDLLRDINTFETEFIISDMALLENRIDKVKKNIIKTSDDNLKKELPVLEKCYEFLQNEKPLRDANLTDMEEKIIRSYQLLTHKPMLIAINLDETQGKDIEKHFEILVKHKIGKNTKAIAFYGQIEMEMSELSDSDAAIFMKEYGIKESALSKLINEAYNLLGVHSFFTVGEEECHSWTIKKGMNAQEAAGEVHTDFYNRFIRAEVVHYDDFINYGSFAKAKEQGAWRLEGKEYIVKDGDIILIRHN; this is encoded by the coding sequence ATGCAACTAGGAATCGTTGGACTTCCACAGTCAGGAAAATCGACTTTATTTCAGACAATTACGAAAACACATTTAGACCAAACAGCTTTAGCCAAATTGGAAACGCATCAAGCCGTAGTAAAAGTACCCGATGTTCGTTTAGATAAATTAACACAAATATTTAATCCGAAGAAGAAAACAAATGCAACAATAGAATTTGTTGATGTTATCGGATTACACAAAGGAGACTCCGGCTCCCCCCAATTTACCAGCAATTTTCTTTCAAAGATCCGCACAAACGACGCACTGGTTCAAGTTGTCAGGCTATTTAGAAACGAGATGGTGCCGCATCCATCCGGATCAGTCGATTTACTTCGAGATATAAATACGTTTGAGACAGAGTTCATAATTTCCGATATGGCATTACTTGAGAACCGCATAGATAAAGTTAAAAAAAATATTATCAAAACAAGCGATGATAACCTGAAAAAAGAACTACCCGTGCTAGAAAAGTGTTATGAATTTCTTCAAAATGAAAAACCGCTTCGAGATGCAAATCTTACAGACATGGAAGAAAAAATTATTCGTTCCTACCAGTTATTAACCCATAAGCCAATGTTGATAGCTATTAATTTAGACGAAACCCAAGGAAAAGATATTGAAAAACATTTCGAAATTTTGGTTAAGCACAAAATTGGCAAGAACACAAAGGCAATTGCTTTTTATGGGCAGATTGAAATGGAAATGTCGGAGTTGTCGGATTCAGATGCAGCTATATTCATGAAAGAATACGGAATTAAAGAATCTGCTCTCAGTAAATTGATCAACGAGGCTTATAACCTGCTTGGGGTTCATTCCTTCTTTACTGTTGGAGAAGAAGAATGCCATTCGTGGACAATTAAAAAAGGTATGAATGCACAAGAAGCCGCTGGCGAAGTTCATACAGATTTTTACAACAGGTTTATCCGCGCAGAAGTGGTCCACTATGACGATTTTATCAATTATGGCTCATTCGCTAAAGCAAAGGAACAAGGCGCATGGCGGCTAGAAGGGAAAGAATACATCGTAAAGGACGGCGATATAATTTTAATAAGACATAATTAA
- a CDS encoding phosphatase PAP2 family protein, whose amino-acid sequence MQINFFSRSFIVILLSINISLAQSPYKIGLNKEVFIGGIGAASSIGALIIDSQIEPLSIEEVNKFKSEEINWFDRSAAFNWSEDFSLASDILVSLSAAVPAMLFTSEKIRKDFLIISTMYLETIMYSFALPYIAKGSLQRIRPYVYNNNASIKEKLSPDAKKSFFSGHTTVAFSSAVFLSTVYSDYFPDSKYKPFVWAGSLLIAALTGYSRYEAGKHFLTDIITGAIVGSAIGYFVPFIHKQNSERLDINATQTNRSLALSFSYRF is encoded by the coding sequence ATGCAGATTAATTTTTTTTCACGATCATTTATAGTAATACTTCTCTCAATTAATATTTCACTTGCTCAAAGTCCATATAAGATTGGATTAAACAAGGAGGTATTTATTGGCGGAATAGGTGCGGCATCGTCTATTGGGGCCTTAATCATCGACAGTCAAATTGAACCACTTTCAATTGAAGAAGTGAATAAATTTAAGTCAGAGGAAATAAACTGGTTTGATAGAAGTGCGGCGTTTAATTGGTCTGAAGATTTTTCTCTTGCCAGCGATATTTTAGTATCTCTCTCGGCCGCAGTTCCGGCAATGTTATTCACTTCAGAAAAAATCAGAAAAGATTTTTTAATTATTTCTACAATGTATCTTGAAACGATTATGTATTCTTTTGCACTCCCCTATATTGCAAAGGGAAGTCTCCAGAGAATACGCCCATATGTCTATAATAACAATGCGTCTATAAAAGAAAAACTATCACCCGATGCGAAGAAATCTTTTTTCTCTGGACATACCACAGTTGCTTTTTCATCAGCGGTTTTTTTATCGACTGTTTACAGCGATTACTTTCCTGATTCAAAATATAAACCATTTGTTTGGGCAGGCTCGTTACTAATTGCAGCACTAACAGGTTATTCACGTTATGAAGCAGGCAAACACTTCCTCACCGATATAATTACTGGCGCAATAGTCGGAAGCGCGATTGGATATTTTGTCCCATTTATCCACAAACAAAATTCTGAACGGTTAGATATAAACGCAACACAAACAAATCGAAGTTTGGCGTTGTCTTTCTCGTATAGATTTTAG
- the corA gene encoding magnesium/cobalt transporter CorA, translated as MKKHLAGLKIPRIKIHIPRKKHHPPGTSPGTIHLKEKKKTETKVVVTRYTKDNHEELSFNNLLDVFKYKNLDGVIWINIVSFKSIDEFKKFGEHFNLHSLAMEDVFNVGQTPKLEVYDEHNFICFRQLTNEGSLSENEIDIFFLNNLIITVSENGTDPFEPIRKRIQLPSARHRKHKADYLLYTILDLLIDEMFPVLNSIGDEIEKLEDELLEDPVKETIHKIHEIKRKLLVLRRVIWPEREVLSQLYRNDRGFIKASTKIYLRDSYDHSIQLIEIIETYRELASNMIDVYLSSVSNRMNEVMKVLTIIATIFIPLSFIVGFYGMNFDTSVSPWNMPELKWYFGYPFVILIIILVSGGMLIYFKKKKWL; from the coding sequence ATGAAAAAACACCTAGCTGGCTTAAAGATTCCAAGAATTAAAATCCATATTCCAAGAAAGAAGCATCATCCCCCAGGGACTTCGCCAGGAACAATTCATCTTAAAGAAAAAAAGAAAACAGAAACTAAAGTTGTCGTTACCAGATATACAAAAGATAATCACGAAGAGCTCTCCTTCAATAATCTATTAGACGTTTTTAAATACAAAAACCTCGATGGTGTAATTTGGATCAACATTGTCAGCTTTAAAAGCATAGATGAGTTTAAAAAGTTTGGAGAGCATTTTAATTTGCATTCTTTAGCAATGGAGGATGTATTTAACGTTGGGCAAACACCCAAGCTCGAAGTGTACGACGAACATAATTTTATTTGTTTTCGTCAGTTGACGAATGAAGGAAGTTTATCGGAAAACGAGATCGACATTTTTTTTCTTAATAATCTAATAATAACTGTCAGCGAAAACGGAACAGATCCATTTGAACCTATCAGAAAAAGGATTCAATTACCCTCAGCTCGCCATAGAAAACATAAAGCAGATTATCTGCTTTATACAATTTTAGATTTGTTAATCGACGAGATGTTCCCTGTTCTAAATTCAATTGGAGATGAAATAGAAAAATTGGAAGATGAACTTCTCGAAGATCCGGTGAAAGAAACGATTCACAAAATCCATGAAATAAAAAGGAAACTATTGGTATTGCGTAGGGTGATCTGGCCGGAAAGAGAGGTTTTAAGTCAGCTGTACAGAAACGATAGGGGGTTTATCAAAGCTTCTACTAAAATTTACTTAAGAGATTCGTATGATCATTCAATACAATTAATTGAGATAATTGAAACATACCGCGAGCTGGCTTCAAACATGATCGATGTCTATCTATCAAGTGTGAGTAATCGTATGAATGAAGTAATGAAAGTCCTGACAATTATTGCGACGATATTTATACCGCTAAGTTTTATCGTTGGTTTTTATGGAATGAATTTCGATACTTCGGTTAGTCCTTGGAACATGCCTGAATTAAAGTGGTATTTCGGATATCCATTTGTCATTTTAATTATCATTCTAGTTTCGGGAGGAATGCTTATATATTTCAAGAAGAAAAAATGGTTATAA
- a CDS encoding Rrf2 family transcriptional regulator produces the protein MAVIFSKACEYGLQAALYLATFSNEESVPVYKIAKELKIPKEFVAKILQSLTDHKLISSKKGKFGGFSLAKSAKKIKLIDIVEAIDGLDAFKTCVLGFPHCSSDVPCPVHETWGKLRNQAYDMLSNETLEDLKEQAVEKIKSL, from the coding sequence ATGGCAGTTATTTTTTCAAAAGCTTGTGAGTACGGCTTACAAGCGGCTTTATACTTAGCGACATTTTCTAATGAAGAAAGTGTGCCAGTTTATAAGATTGCAAAGGAATTAAAAATTCCTAAGGAATTTGTTGCTAAGATTCTGCAGTCGCTCACAGATCACAAACTTATTTCTTCCAAGAAGGGAAAGTTTGGCGGATTCAGCCTTGCAAAAAGTGCAAAGAAAATAAAGTTGATCGATATTGTTGAAGCGATTGACGGCTTGGACGCATTCAAAACTTGCGTACTGGGATTTCCGCATTGTTCATCAGATGTGCCCTGCCCAGTACACGAAACGTGGGGGAAATTGAGAAATCAAGCATATGACATGCTTAGCAACGAAACACTTGAGGATCTAAAAGAACAAGCAGTAGAAAAAATTAAAAGTTTATAA